In Anaerotignum faecicola, a genomic segment contains:
- the rpsP gene encoding 30S ribosomal protein S16, which yields MAVRIRLKRLGAKKAPFYRIVVADSRTSRNGRSIEEIGIYDPTKEPVVLKVDAEAANKWLANGAQPSDTVKALLKKAGVIGE from the coding sequence ATGGCAGTAAGAATCAGACTGAAAAGACTGGGCGCAAAGAAGGCACCTTTTTACAGAATCGTTGTAGCAGATTCCAGAACATCCAGAAACGGCAGATCTATCGAAGAAATCGGTATCTATGATCCTACAAAGGAACCCGTTGTTCTGAAGGTAGATGCAGAAGCAGCAAACAAATGGCTGGCAAACGGCGCACAGCCTTCCGATACAGTAAAGGCTCTGCTGAAAAAAGCAGGCGTAATCGGCGAATAA
- a CDS encoding glutamine synthetase III family protein: MSEKVSVPEIFGMNVFNDAMMREHLPKKVYEELKNTIERGEMLNSEIADIIANAMKDWAIERGATHYTHWFQPMTGITAEKHDSFLAPPSNGRAIMEFSGKELIKGESDASSFPSGGLRATFEARGYTAWDCTSPAFLREDAAGVTLYIPTAFYSYTGEALDKKTPLLRSCEAVSRQAMRIVRLFGNRTAEKVTVSCGAEQEYFLIDKNLYQKRKDLIFTGRTLFGAAPPKGQEMDDHYFGSIKERVACFMHELNVELWKLGVPAKTQHNEVAPAQHELAPIFEDCNKATDHNQLIMEAMKRISGHHDMTCLLHEKPFAGVNGSGKHVNWSLSTDDGQNLLDPGKTPHENAQFLVFLCAIIKGVDEYPELLRLSAANPGNDHRLGSQEAPPAIISIFLGDQLQDIFDQIEHGEATSSLQGGRMRVGVNTLPALKKDATDRNRTSPFAFTGNKFEFRMPPSSASISGPNFSLNTIVAEELQKFADELEQAEDFNAAVHELVRRTYVEHKRVIFDGNGYSEEWLEEATRRGLPNITNSVDAVQAFLDDKVVELFGKHGVLSSIELQARAEIRYEAYIKQINIEAKTMLDMASKQIRPAVVKYAGEVAQAIIAMKAVGMDTTAQEEILQDINENLKLLHEKLKVLEEETERAGALQEDNKTQAFFYRDHVFKAMKELREPADRLELLVDENSWPLPTYGELLFNI, from the coding sequence ATGAGCGAAAAGGTTTCTGTACCCGAAATTTTTGGGATGAATGTATTCAACGATGCAATGATGCGTGAGCATCTGCCGAAAAAGGTTTACGAGGAATTGAAAAATACCATTGAACGTGGGGAAATGCTTAATTCCGAGATTGCGGATATTATTGCCAATGCAATGAAGGATTGGGCGATTGAGCGCGGCGCAACCCATTATACGCACTGGTTTCAGCCAATGACAGGGATTACGGCGGAAAAGCATGATTCCTTTTTAGCGCCTCCCTCCAACGGAAGAGCAATTATGGAATTTTCCGGCAAGGAGCTGATTAAGGGGGAATCCGATGCGTCCTCCTTCCCCTCCGGCGGTCTGCGTGCGACCTTCGAGGCGCGCGGCTATACGGCTTGGGACTGTACCTCTCCTGCATTTTTGCGTGAGGATGCGGCAGGGGTTACCTTGTATATCCCGACGGCGTTCTATTCCTACACAGGCGAAGCACTGGATAAAAAAACACCTCTGCTGCGTTCCTGTGAAGCGGTCAGCAGACAGGCAATGCGTATTGTGCGTCTGTTCGGCAACCGGACTGCGGAAAAGGTAACGGTCAGCTGCGGCGCAGAGCAGGAATATTTCCTGATTGACAAAAATCTTTATCAGAAAAGAAAAGACCTGATTTTTACAGGGCGTACCCTTTTTGGTGCGGCTCCCCCGAAGGGGCAGGAGATGGACGACCATTATTTCGGCAGTATTAAGGAAAGAGTTGCCTGCTTCATGCACGAATTGAATGTGGAGCTATGGAAGCTGGGTGTGCCTGCAAAGACACAGCACAACGAGGTTGCACCTGCACAGCATGAGCTGGCACCGATTTTTGAGGACTGCAACAAGGCAACAGACCATAACCAGCTAATTATGGAGGCAATGAAGCGAATTTCCGGACACCATGATATGACCTGCCTGCTGCACGAAAAGCCCTTCGCAGGCGTGAACGGCAGCGGCAAGCATGTAAACTGGTCTCTGAGCACGGATGATGGGCAGAATCTGCTTGATCCTGGGAAAACACCGCATGAAAATGCACAGTTCCTTGTATTTCTGTGCGCGATTATCAAGGGTGTGGATGAATACCCTGAGCTGCTGCGCCTTTCTGCAGCCAACCCCGGCAACGATCATCGTCTCGGCTCGCAGGAGGCACCGCCGGCAATCATTTCCATCTTTCTTGGCGATCAGCTGCAGGATATTTTCGACCAGATTGAGCATGGCGAAGCAACGAGCAGCCTGCAGGGCGGCAGAATGAGAGTTGGTGTAAACACGCTGCCTGCACTGAAAAAGGACGCAACGGACAGAAACAGAACCTCTCCCTTCGCCTTTACAGGGAATAAATTTGAATTCCGTATGCCGCCTTCCTCTGCATCTATTTCCGGTCCGAATTTCTCCCTGAACACGATTGTGGCAGAGGAGCTGCAGAAATTTGCGGATGAGCTGGAGCAGGCAGAGGATTTCAACGCGGCAGTGCATGAGCTGGTACGCAGAACCTATGTGGAGCATAAAAGAGTCATTTTTGACGGCAATGGCTATTCTGAGGAATGGCTGGAGGAGGCGACACGCAGAGGGCTGCCCAATATTACCAATTCCGTGGATGCGGTACAGGCATTTCTGGATGATAAGGTGGTTGAGCTGTTCGGCAAGCATGGCGTTCTGAGCAGTATCGAATTGCAGGCAAGAGCGGAAATCCGCTATGAGGCCTATATCAAGCAGATTAACATTGAAGCAAAAACCATGCTTGACATGGCATCCAAGCAGATTCGTCCTGCGGTTGTGAAATATGCAGGGGAGGTTGCGCAGGCGATTATCGCCATGAAGGCTGTCGGCATGGATACCACCGCACAGGAAGAAATTTTGCAGGATATCAATGAAAATCTGAAGCTGCTCCACGAAAAGCTGAAGGTTCTTGAAGAAGAAACCGAGCGCGCAGGGGCATTGCAGGAGGATAATAAAACACAGGCATTCTTCTATCGTGACCATGTATTCAAAGCAATGAAGGAGCTGCGGGAGCCTGCCGACCGACTGGAGCTGCTGGTGGATGAAAACAGCTGGCCTCTCCCGACCTATGGGGAGCTGCTTTTCAACATATAA
- the ylxM gene encoding YlxM family DNA-binding protein has product MDDILQLTLLYDFYGELLTEKQKQVYELHYQNDLSLTEIGEELSISRQAVRDQLKRTEKILLDYEEKLQLVSRFQAQKKAVQEMKHIMEGLEKKNPDASVVKAIAKMKKIADDILS; this is encoded by the coding sequence ATGGATGATATTTTGCAGCTGACTTTGCTTTATGATTTTTATGGCGAATTGCTGACGGAAAAACAGAAGCAGGTATATGAACTGCATTATCAGAACGACCTCTCCCTGACGGAGATTGGCGAGGAATTATCCATCAGCCGACAGGCTGTCCGCGATCAGCTGAAGCGGACGGAGAAAATCCTTCTGGATTATGAGGAAAAGCTACAGCTGGTTTCCCGTTTTCAGGCACAGAAAAAAGCCGTGCAGGAAATGAAGCACATCATGGAGGGACTGGAAAAGAAAAATCCGGACGCATCTGTGGTGAAGGCAATCGCAAAAATGAAAAAAATCGCTGACGATATCTTGTCCTGA
- a CDS encoding 4Fe-4S dicluster domain-containing protein translates to MAKGKVTINEVICKGCGLCVSVCPKSVLALSTTKINPAGYNPAEMINEDCIACTSCAKMCPDCAIVVERLD, encoded by the coding sequence ATGGCAAAAGGTAAAGTAACGATCAATGAAGTGATTTGTAAGGGTTGCGGCCTTTGTGTATCTGTTTGTCCTAAGAGCGTACTTGCTCTTTCTACAACAAAAATCAATCCCGCAGGTTACAATCCCGCAGAAATGATCAACGAAGATTGTATCGCTTGCACAAGCTGCGCAAAGATGTGCCCTGATTGTGCGATTGTAGTAGAAAGACTGGACTAA
- the vorB gene encoding 3-methyl-2-oxobutanoate dehydrogenase subunit VorB, translated as MAKVLMKGNEAVGKAAIEAGCRYFFGYPITPQSEVPEYLSVELPKVGGTFVQAESEVAAINMVYGAAAAGARVLTSSSSPGIALKQEGIGYISNAGLPAVIINMMRGGPGLGTIQPGQADYNMTVKGGANGDYHNVVLAPASVQEAVNMVMEAFDIADQYLLPVIILADGLIGQMMEPVEFNYVPRPNLPEKTWALVGHYGAERSNIKNLVIEPDECEAWNHDHFKVYDEVVKNEQAWEEYKMDDAEYAFVSYGTASRVVRTAIGYLRAEGYKVGMIRPKTLWPFPQKAFDKFNDKIKKFLDVEMSMGQMVPDVAYACNDRNKVAFHGRTGGNVPTVDEIVEFGKEVMGGDK; from the coding sequence ATGGCAAAAGTTTTGATGAAAGGCAACGAAGCAGTTGGTAAAGCGGCTATTGAGGCGGGTTGCAGATATTTCTTTGGCTACCCCATCACTCCTCAGTCCGAAGTACCTGAATATTTATCTGTTGAATTACCCAAGGTAGGCGGCACATTCGTGCAGGCTGAATCCGAGGTGGCAGCAATTAACATGGTTTACGGTGCAGCAGCAGCAGGCGCAAGAGTGCTGACAAGCTCTTCTTCCCCCGGTATTGCACTGAAGCAGGAAGGTATCGGTTACATCAGTAACGCAGGCCTGCCCGCAGTTATCATCAACATGATGCGTGGTGGCCCGGGCCTTGGTACCATTCAGCCCGGTCAGGCTGACTATAACATGACAGTAAAGGGTGGCGCAAACGGCGACTACCACAACGTAGTTCTGGCTCCCGCATCCGTACAGGAAGCTGTTAACATGGTTATGGAAGCATTCGATATCGCTGACCAGTATCTTCTGCCCGTTATCATTCTGGCTGACGGTCTGATTGGTCAGATGATGGAACCCGTTGAATTCAACTACGTTCCCAGACCCAACCTGCCCGAAAAAACATGGGCTCTGGTAGGTCACTACGGCGCAGAAAGAAGCAACATCAAAAACCTGGTTATCGAACCCGATGAATGTGAAGCATGGAACCATGATCACTTCAAGGTATATGATGAGGTTGTGAAGAACGAACAGGCTTGGGAAGAATACAAGATGGATGATGCGGAATATGCATTCGTTTCCTACGGTACAGCTTCCAGAGTTGTTAGAACAGCAATCGGCTATCTGAGAGCAGAAGGCTACAAAGTAGGTATGATCAGACCTAAAACACTGTGGCCCTTCCCTCAGAAGGCATTCGATAAATTCAATGATAAAATCAAAAAGTTCCTGGATGTGGAAATGTCCATGGGCCAGATGGTTCCCGACGTTGCATACGCTTGTAACGATAGAAACAAGGTTGCATTCCACGGCAGAACAGGCGGTAACGTACCTACTGTAGATGAAATTGTTGAATTTGGTAAAGAAGTTATGGGAGGTGACAAATAA
- the trmD gene encoding tRNA (guanosine(37)-N1)-methyltransferase TrmD — MKQFFVLTLFPEMIEQTLSHSIMGRAQKEGHISVEAVNIRDFTQNKHKHVDDYPYGGGAGLVMQGQPIYDAYQSLLPKAEHARVVFMTPQGRPFTQRVAEELAQEENLVFLCGHYEGIDERVIEEIVTDEISLGDFVLTGGELAAITIIDAVSRLVPGVLGKEESFEDESFSEGLLEYPQYTRPPVFMGREVPEVLLSGHHGNVAKWRREQALIRTAKKRPDLLKKAVLTKQDIAFLQKQGITIEETE, encoded by the coding sequence ATGAAGCAGTTTTTCGTGTTGACGCTGTTTCCGGAAATGATAGAGCAGACGCTTTCGCACAGCATTATGGGCAGAGCGCAGAAGGAAGGGCATATTTCCGTTGAGGCGGTGAATATTCGTGATTTTACGCAGAATAAGCATAAGCATGTGGACGATTATCCCTATGGCGGCGGCGCAGGGCTTGTGATGCAGGGACAGCCGATTTATGATGCCTATCAAAGCCTTCTGCCGAAAGCGGAGCATGCGCGCGTGGTTTTCATGACACCGCAGGGCAGACCCTTTACGCAGCGTGTGGCAGAGGAGCTGGCGCAGGAGGAAAATTTGGTTTTTCTTTGCGGACATTATGAGGGCATTGATGAACGCGTGATTGAGGAAATTGTGACGGATGAAATCTCTCTGGGGGATTTTGTGCTGACGGGCGGCGAGCTTGCGGCAATCACCATCATTGATGCGGTTTCCCGTCTGGTGCCGGGGGTGCTTGGAAAGGAGGAATCCTTTGAGGATGAAAGCTTTTCCGAAGGGCTTCTGGAATATCCGCAGTATACGCGTCCGCCTGTGTTTATGGGCAGAGAGGTGCCGGAGGTGCTGCTAAGCGGACATCATGGAAATGTGGCGAAATGGCGGAGAGAGCAAGCACTCATTCGTACTGCAAAAAAACGCCCCGATTTGCTGAAAAAGGCGGTGCTGACGAAACAGGACATTGCATTTTTGCAGAAGCAGGGCATTACAATAGAAGAAACGGAATAA
- the ffh gene encoding signal recognition particle protein: MAFENLSNKLQEVFKQLRSKGVLTEADVKAAMREVKIALLEADVNFKIVKEFIKKVTERAVGTEVLQGLNPGQQVIKIVNEELIALMGSTQAQLTFSRKPPTVFMMVGLQGAGKTTTSGKLAGQLRKQGRSPLLVACDVYRPAAIKQLQVVGKNYNIPVFEMGTEVSPVEISKKALEYAAQQHHDVILIDTAGRLHINEELMQELQDIKTAVRPQEILLVVDAMTGQDAVTVAESFDGQLGVDGIILTKLDGDARGGAALSVRSVTNKPIKYIGMGEKMEDLEPFYPDRMASRILGMGDVLSLIDKVQANIDEQEALDMAKKMRANDFTLEDFLAQMQQIKKMGPLKDLLGMMPGIPGMGKLDLESALNGVDPQKEMARTEAIIQSMTKEERANPSILNGPRKKRIAAGCGRSIADVNRLIKQFEEMKKMMKQMNNMQKGKKGKFPFFR; the protein is encoded by the coding sequence ATGGCATTTGAAAATCTTTCCAATAAGCTGCAGGAGGTATTCAAGCAGCTGAGAAGTAAAGGCGTGCTGACGGAGGCAGATGTAAAGGCTGCCATGCGAGAAGTAAAAATCGCCCTTCTGGAGGCAGACGTTAACTTCAAGATTGTTAAGGAATTTATTAAAAAGGTAACAGAGCGGGCTGTCGGTACGGAGGTACTGCAGGGGCTGAATCCCGGTCAGCAGGTCATCAAAATCGTAAACGAGGAACTGATTGCGCTGATGGGCTCCACACAGGCGCAGCTGACCTTTTCCAGAAAGCCGCCCACTGTTTTCATGATGGTTGGCTTGCAGGGTGCAGGTAAAACAACCACAAGCGGCAAGCTGGCAGGACAGCTCAGAAAGCAGGGCAGAAGTCCTTTGTTGGTTGCTTGTGACGTTTACAGACCTGCGGCAATCAAGCAGCTGCAGGTGGTTGGGAAAAATTACAACATTCCCGTATTTGAAATGGGTACAGAGGTCAGCCCTGTTGAAATTTCAAAAAAAGCATTGGAATATGCGGCACAGCAGCATCATGATGTTATCTTAATCGATACGGCAGGTCGTTTGCATATCAATGAGGAGCTGATGCAGGAGCTGCAGGACATCAAAACGGCAGTCAGACCGCAGGAAATTCTGCTTGTGGTCGATGCAATGACAGGGCAGGACGCAGTTACGGTTGCGGAAAGCTTTGACGGTCAGTTAGGCGTAGATGGTATTATTCTGACAAAGCTGGACGGTGACGCACGAGGCGGTGCGGCGCTTTCTGTCAGAAGCGTAACCAACAAGCCTATTAAATATATCGGTATGGGCGAGAAGATGGAGGATTTGGAGCCGTTTTATCCCGACCGAATGGCATCCCGTATTCTGGGGATGGGCGATGTACTTTCTCTGATTGATAAGGTGCAGGCGAATATTGATGAGCAGGAAGCGCTCGATATGGCAAAGAAAATGCGTGCCAACGATTTCACACTTGAGGATTTTCTTGCGCAGATGCAGCAAATTAAGAAAATGGGGCCCTTGAAGGATTTGCTCGGCATGATGCCCGGCATTCCCGGAATGGGCAAGCTTGATCTGGAATCGGCGCTCAATGGGGTAGACCCCCAGAAGGAAATGGCAAGAACCGAAGCCATTATCCAATCCATGACGAAGGAGGAAAGAGCAAATCCTTCCATTCTGAATGGACCTCGAAAGAAACGTATCGCCGCAGGCTGCGGCAGAAGCATTGCAGATGTCAATCGCCTCATCAAGCAGTTTGAGGAAATGAAAAAAATGATGAAGCAGATGAACAATATGCAAAAAGGGAAAAAGGGTAAATTTCCTTTCTTCCGTTAA
- a CDS encoding KH domain-containing protein encodes MKELLEVIAKRLVEHPEQVVVAETNNERALILELKVAPEDMGKVIGKQGRIAKAIRTVVKAAGIHEDKKIIVEIVQ; translated from the coding sequence ATGAAAGAATTGTTAGAAGTCATTGCAAAAAGACTTGTGGAACATCCCGAACAGGTTGTGGTTGCAGAAACAAATAACGAACGTGCTTTGATTCTGGAACTGAAGGTTGCTCCCGAGGATATGGGTAAGGTCATCGGCAAGCAGGGCAGAATTGCAAAGGCAATCCGCACTGTGGTAAAAGCCGCCGGCATCCATGAAGACAAAAAAATCATCGTGGAAATTGTGCAGTAA
- a CDS encoding helix-turn-helix transcriptional regulator translates to MDHSITILSEKEKAILESYMLSADGLAEFWGENCEVIIHDLTQLDASVVKIVNGHLSGRQVGAPISEVTLNFVNKMMATPGMNHVTYFAKNKRGEAFKASISAILGEKHQIIGLFCINYYLNTPLLSFMQTFTPITKTESENISETFVENTEELMLNALEDAKKTVYSNLTISSSNKNKEIISLLYQKGIFNLKDSVITIANHLGISKNTVYMHIRNMNK, encoded by the coding sequence ATGGATCATTCAATTACAATTCTGAGCGAAAAAGAAAAAGCCATTTTGGAATCCTATATGCTGTCTGCGGACGGATTGGCAGAATTCTGGGGAGAAAACTGCGAGGTCATCATTCATGACCTGACACAGCTGGATGCTTCTGTTGTCAAAATTGTGAATGGGCATCTTTCCGGCAGACAGGTTGGTGCGCCCATTTCCGAGGTTACACTGAATTTTGTCAATAAAATGATGGCAACCCCCGGCATGAACCACGTCACCTACTTTGCCAAAAACAAACGCGGCGAAGCCTTTAAAGCGTCTATTTCCGCCATTCTTGGGGAGAAGCACCAGATTATCGGGCTGTTCTGCATCAATTATTATCTGAATACCCCCCTGCTTTCCTTCATGCAGACCTTCACGCCCATCACGAAAACAGAATCCGAAAATATCTCCGAAACCTTTGTAGAAAATACAGAGGAGCTGATGCTGAATGCACTGGAGGATGCCAAAAAAACCGTTTACAGCAACCTCACGATTTCTTCCTCCAATAAGAATAAGGAAATCATTTCCCTGCTGTATCAGAAGGGTATCTTCAATCTGAAGGATTCCGTTATCACCATCGCAAACCATCTGGGTATTTCCAAAAACACCGTTTATATGCACATCCGCAATATGAACAAATAA
- a CDS encoding thiamine pyrophosphate-dependent enzyme — MAVVFEKTKGLTDAKLHYCPGCAHGIVHRLVAEVLEEMGELGNSIVAVPVGCAVFANNYFNIDAIQCAHGRAPATATGIKRVHPEQTVFTYQGDGDLASIGTCEIVHAAARGEKITTIFINNGIYGMTGGQMAPTTLPGMKATTAQNGRDPKVNGNPLRVSEMLASLTGPAYIERVSISTPAQVAAAKKAIRKAFEIQKQGLGFTFIEVVASCPTNWGLTPVKAMEFVREKMIPYYPLGVYKDITVEEGK; from the coding sequence ATGGCAGTTGTATTTGAAAAAACAAAAGGTTTAACAGACGCGAAATTGCATTATTGTCCCGGTTGTGCACACGGTATTGTACACAGACTGGTAGCAGAAGTTCTGGAAGAAATGGGCGAGCTGGGCAACTCCATCGTTGCAGTTCCCGTAGGTTGTGCAGTATTTGCAAACAACTACTTCAACATTGACGCAATCCAGTGTGCGCATGGTCGTGCTCCCGCAACAGCAACAGGTATCAAGAGAGTACATCCCGAACAGACAGTATTTACATATCAGGGCGATGGTGACCTTGCTTCCATCGGTACATGTGAAATCGTTCATGCAGCAGCGCGTGGTGAAAAGATTACAACAATCTTCATCAACAACGGTATCTACGGCATGACAGGTGGTCAGATGGCTCCCACAACTCTGCCCGGCATGAAGGCAACAACAGCTCAGAACGGCCGTGACCCCAAGGTAAACGGTAACCCTCTGCGCGTTTCCGAAATGCTGGCATCCCTGACAGGTCCCGCATACATCGAAAGAGTATCCATTTCCACACCTGCACAGGTAGCAGCTGCGAAGAAAGCAATCAGAAAAGCATTTGAAATCCAGAAACAGGGTCTGGGCTTCACCTTCATCGAGGTTGTAGCTTCCTGCCCTACAAACTGGGGTCTGACACCCGTAAAAGCTATGGAATTTGTAAGAGAAAAAATGATTCCTTACTATCCTCTGGGCGTATATAAAGATATCACAGTAGAGGAGGGCAAATAA
- a CDS encoding DUF6514 family protein, translating into MRKTLIYKKRVQDETGREYILWYSLVIRVAEHGRIYGVEIEKTNEYGRQERALIAGISEEKKETQYFLERLWCGAAMPAELNALYDDYIGEKEWQDDRGIYAAC; encoded by the coding sequence ATGAGAAAAACCTTGATTTATAAAAAAAGAGTACAGGATGAAACAGGCAGAGAATATATCCTGTGGTATTCTCTGGTGATTCGTGTCGCAGAGCACGGGCGAATTTATGGCGTGGAAATAGAAAAAACAAACGAATACGGACGGCAGGAGCGGGCGCTGATTGCCGGTATCTCCGAAGAAAAAAAGGAAACACAGTATTTTCTGGAAAGACTCTGGTGCGGAGCTGCCATGCCGGCAGAGCTGAATGCACTGTATGATGATTATATCGGCGAAAAGGAATGGCAGGATGACAGAGGAATTTACGCCGCTTGCTAA
- the rimM gene encoding ribosome maturation factor RimM (Essential for efficient processing of 16S rRNA) produces MENYFEIGKITGTHGIRGTMRVFPTTQDPTRFERLKEITVEIRGKQELFHIQKVAYQKNMILLTVKEINDINVAELYKNGRILIPDAAAIPLEEDEYYTRDLYGMQVVTDEGEALGELVKIYETGANDVYAVKKDGDAKELLIPAIKDCILKVDIDARVMTVHLLEGLR; encoded by the coding sequence ATGGAAAATTATTTTGAAATCGGTAAGATTACCGGAACACACGGGATTCGCGGCACGATGCGCGTTTTCCCGACCACGCAGGACCCGACTCGCTTTGAGCGGCTGAAGGAAATTACCGTGGAGATTCGCGGCAAGCAGGAGCTTTTTCACATTCAGAAGGTGGCATATCAGAAAAATATGATTCTGCTGACGGTAAAGGAAATCAATGACATCAATGTGGCGGAGCTGTATAAAAATGGGCGGATTTTGATTCCCGATGCTGCTGCGATTCCTCTGGAGGAGGATGAATATTATACCCGCGACCTCTATGGGATGCAGGTTGTGACGGATGAGGGGGAAGCGCTGGGCGAGCTTGTGAAGATTTACGAAACGGGCGCGAATGATGTGTATGCGGTGAAAAAGGATGGGGACGCAAAGGAGCTGCTGATTCCTGCCATTAAGGACTGCATTTTGAAGGTAGACATTGATGCGCGCGTGATGACGGTACATCTTTTGGAAGGACTGAGATAA